A genome region from Anaerolineae bacterium includes the following:
- a CDS encoding SPFH domain-containing protein, translating into MARVFDVVEFIDETGNEMVHRVPEFGPGDFRLGSQLVVRESQWAVFFRDGKALDVFGPGRHTLTTANIPLLAGLVNIPFGGRTPFTAEVYFVSRRDFIDLKWGTENPIPLRDKELGIVRLRAFGTYATAVSDPQLFVNKIVGTQGLYTTPQIANYLRGIIVSRLTDVLGEVATSLFDLPALFDELASAIRARLLDDFRALGLDLKGMYVGSITPTEETSKAIDERAAMGAIGNMQAYLQFKAARALGDAAQAGGGGEGGLAGAGVGLGAGVGLGAVVARELGEAIRGGPQAQAGPAQAASGVTCPKCGTVNQPGAKFCTNCGTALGSIKCPNCGTDNPASARFCSNCGQKLQE; encoded by the coding sequence ATGGCCAGGGTGTTTGACGTAGTTGAGTTCATAGACGAGACCGGCAACGAGATGGTGCACCGGGTCCCCGAGTTTGGACCGGGGGACTTCCGGCTGGGCTCGCAACTGGTGGTTCGAGAGAGCCAGTGGGCGGTGTTCTTCCGCGATGGGAAGGCCCTGGACGTGTTCGGCCCCGGCCGGCACACCCTGACCACGGCCAACATCCCGCTGCTGGCCGGCTTGGTGAACATACCCTTCGGCGGGCGCACCCCATTCACGGCTGAGGTCTACTTCGTTAGCCGCCGGGACTTCATTGACCTGAAGTGGGGCACCGAGAACCCCATTCCCCTGCGGGACAAGGAGCTGGGGATAGTGCGGCTGCGGGCGTTCGGCACCTACGCTACCGCTGTGTCTGACCCGCAGCTCTTCGTGAACAAGATCGTGGGTACGCAGGGCCTCTACACCACGCCTCAGATCGCCAACTACCTGCGGGGGATCATCGTCAGTCGGCTGACCGATGTCCTGGGGGAGGTGGCGACCTCGCTCTTCGACCTGCCCGCCCTCTTCGACGAGCTGGCATCGGCGATCCGGGCCCGGTTGCTGGACGATTTCAGGGCTTTGGGCCTGGACCTGAAGGGCATGTACGTTGGCTCCATCACGCCCACCGAGGAGACCTCCAAGGCTATTGACGAGCGGGCAGCCATGGGAGCCATTGGCAACATGCAAGCCTACCTCCAGTTCAAGGCCGCTCGAGCCCTGGGAGACGCAGCCCAGGCCGGCGGAGGTGGGGAAGGGGGGCTGGCAGGGGCGGGCGTCGGTCTGGGCGCCGGCGTCGGGCTGGGCGCCGTGGTGGCCCGGGAGCTGGGCGAAGCCATCCGTGGTGGCCCACAGGCTCAGGCCGGTCCGGCGCAGGCTGCCTCTGGAGTGACGTGCCCCAAGTGCGGGACGGTGAACCAGCCGGGGGCGAAGTTCTGCACCAACTGCGGGACGGCGCTGGGCAGCATCAAGTGCCCCAACTGCGGCACGGACAACCCGGCCTCGGCGCGGTTCTGCAGCAACTGCGGGCAGAAGCTGCAGGAGTAG
- a CDS encoding beta-galactosidase, with translation MAELPFRQVHLDFHTSPLIPDVASEFDPVRFADGLAAAAVNSVTVFAKCHHGMSYYPTEVGVVHPALERDLLGDMIRACHRRGIRTPVYISVVWDEHAAHIHPEWQQVSPSGVAGINPPFQAGWKYLCMNSPYLDYVAAQTEEVVRRYPVDGIFFDIIFQAPPGCVCKYCLDGMVDRGLNPQDEDDLRLYSADVARRAMRSLSAVVREHRPEAGIFFNGRVRLARDADSGLRAELPYMTHIEVESLPSGEWGYLHYPMYARYVQSLGTEFLGMTARFHKSWADFGGLKNRAALEYEVFSMLATGARCSIGDQLHPRGRLEAAAYERIGDVYRSVEAKEPWCRGARPIPEVAVLVAAEGWDRRADVAAEEGATRMLLESQWQFQLVDQEADLEQFACVVLPDRVPVGAGLGTKLRRYVDGGGSLLASGRSSLTSEGFALGDVLGIEYAGEAEYTTHYLDLERDLGLPEMQHVMYEAPVLVRAEEGTRILGRIVRPYFERSWDHFCSHRQTPPAAVTEWPAIVQRGRAIYLASPIFSAYRRHGSRAYRQLVEGCLKAVAPAKLVQAEVPTGAQVTLLRQEGRLVCHLLYYVPERRTPDIDIIEDVVPLSNVRLSVRLGGPPRRVYLAPEGRDLCWEYGEERASVVVPEVRGHQMVVFEA, from the coding sequence ATGGCCGAGCTTCCATTCAGGCAGGTGCACCTCGACTTCCACACCTCTCCTCTGATTCCCGACGTGGCCTCGGAGTTCGACCCCGTACGCTTCGCCGATGGGCTGGCAGCGGCAGCGGTCAACTCGGTGACGGTGTTCGCCAAGTGCCACCACGGTATGTCCTACTACCCCACCGAGGTGGGGGTGGTCCACCCTGCTCTGGAGAGGGACCTGCTGGGCGACATGATCCGGGCCTGTCACCGTCGGGGGATACGCACCCCTGTCTACATCTCGGTGGTGTGGGACGAGCACGCGGCCCACATACACCCAGAGTGGCAACAGGTGTCGCCCTCAGGAGTGGCGGGGATCAACCCACCTTTCCAGGCCGGGTGGAAGTACCTCTGCATGAATAGCCCCTACCTGGACTACGTCGCGGCCCAGACGGAGGAGGTGGTACGCCGGTATCCAGTGGACGGCATCTTCTTCGACATCATCTTCCAGGCTCCGCCTGGATGCGTATGCAAGTACTGCTTGGATGGCATGGTGGACCGAGGGCTGAACCCTCAGGATGAGGACGACTTGCGCCTGTACTCGGCCGATGTGGCTCGACGTGCCATGCGCAGCTTGAGCGCCGTGGTGCGCGAGCACCGGCCGGAGGCGGGCATCTTCTTCAACGGCCGGGTGAGGCTGGCGCGAGATGCCGACTCCGGTCTGAGGGCCGAGCTTCCCTACATGACCCACATCGAAGTGGAGTCGCTCCCTTCAGGGGAGTGGGGATACTTGCACTATCCCATGTACGCCCGCTATGTGCAGTCGCTCGGCACCGAATTCCTGGGCATGACCGCTCGCTTCCACAAGTCGTGGGCCGACTTCGGTGGGCTCAAGAATCGGGCGGCGCTGGAGTACGAGGTCTTCAGCATGCTGGCCACGGGAGCCCGATGCAGCATCGGCGACCAGCTCCATCCGCGAGGCAGGCTGGAAGCGGCGGCCTATGAACGCATCGGCGACGTCTACCGATCGGTTGAGGCCAAGGAACCCTGGTGTCGAGGGGCGCGACCCATCCCGGAGGTTGCCGTGCTGGTGGCGGCAGAGGGCTGGGACCGGCGCGCGGACGTGGCTGCCGAGGAGGGAGCCACGCGGATGCTGCTGGAGTCCCAGTGGCAGTTCCAGCTGGTGGACCAGGAGGCGGACCTGGAGCAGTTTGCCTGCGTCGTACTGCCGGACCGGGTGCCCGTGGGAGCCGGTCTCGGGACGAAGCTGCGGCGGTACGTGGACGGAGGAGGGTCGCTGCTGGCCTCCGGACGGAGCAGTCTCACTAGCGAGGGCTTTGCCCTGGGCGACGTGCTGGGGATCGAGTACGCGGGCGAGGCGGAGTACACCACTCATTACCTCGATCTGGAGCGAGACCTCGGCCTCCCCGAGATGCAGCACGTGATGTATGAGGCGCCAGTCTTGGTGCGGGCTGAGGAGGGCACGAGGATCCTGGGTCGGATCGTGCGGCCCTACTTCGAGAGGAGTTGGGATCACTTCTGCTCGCACCGGCAGACACCGCCTGCGGCGGTGACGGAGTGGCCGGCGATAGTGCAGCGGGGCAGAGCCATATACCTGGCCAGCCCTATCTTTTCCGCGTATCGGCGGCACGGAAGCCGGGCCTATCGCCAATTGGTGGAGGGCTGCCTGAAGGCGGTGGCGCCGGCCAAGCTGGTTCAGGCAGAGGTGCCCACCGGGGCTCAGGTGACGCTGTTGCGGCAGGAGGGAAGGCTGGTGTGCCACCTGCTGTACTACGTGCCCGAGCGACGCACGCCCGACATAGACATAATCGAGGATGTGGTGCCGCTTTCGAACGTGAGGCTATCGGTGCGGCTGGGAGGGCCTCCGCGACGCGTGTACCTGGCCCCCGAAGGGCGCGACCTGTGCTGGGAGTACGGGGAGGAGAGGGCCAGCGTAGTGGTGCCCGAGGTACGGGGCCACCAGATGGTGGTGTTCGAGGCCTGA
- a CDS encoding ATP-binding protein, translating into MPEMDACVGLAKGPGDRPHQFTFITPDSDDSLPVGEYVYYALPEGEGELRVICRIDERREARNYPNAFLAHPLVAPGELAGFIGYAEEGDELFELTASVLGYFDPTLGDFMNPRRLPRVGHPIYRAPADLLQSVLNRKRPGEPGGAYIGSLLSRPADEVPIVLDASRFTSTHLAIIAGTGSGKSYLAAVVVEELLRPTNRACVLIVDPHGEYGSLAELSNLEEFHADAQDGLAEYRPQVRVLSPDDVKVAYRSLELDDLRYLLGRDLTAKQSYVLGVAFRNAERVTKGLWTLTDLKNEVANWAHQAASTPEGVGGAAADVDSNAHQTAAALSWRLENVLGRSESRIFDDHRDLALQDLFRPGQCTVLQLSQVSEREQQVVVATILRRLYKARLATEKALSAPGDPTYLPYPAFVILEEAHNFAPAAADLVTSEQLKRILSEGRKFGVGMCLISQRPGRLDPDVLSQCMTQVLLRISNEVDQARVAQSVETVGRSLMDELPGLSKGQAIVAGMAVNTPVLVRVRQRLTRHQAQDPDAPARWREHFRKEELARRQRDEALPLHRPPPSRAELLSQLFGVEDDE; encoded by the coding sequence ATGCCGGAGATGGATGCCTGCGTCGGACTGGCCAAAGGGCCTGGCGATAGGCCCCATCAGTTCACCTTCATCACCCCAGACAGCGACGACTCGCTCCCAGTGGGGGAGTACGTCTACTACGCCCTGCCGGAGGGGGAGGGGGAGTTGCGGGTGATCTGCCGCATAGACGAGCGCCGAGAGGCCCGCAACTATCCCAACGCTTTCCTGGCCCATCCGCTGGTGGCGCCAGGTGAACTGGCCGGGTTTATCGGTTACGCCGAGGAGGGCGATGAGCTGTTCGAACTCACCGCCAGCGTCCTCGGCTACTTCGATCCGACCCTGGGCGACTTCATGAACCCCCGCCGCCTGCCGCGCGTGGGGCACCCCATCTACCGGGCCCCCGCCGACCTGCTGCAGTCGGTCCTCAACCGCAAGCGCCCAGGGGAGCCCGGTGGCGCCTATATCGGCAGCCTACTCAGCCGCCCAGCCGATGAAGTGCCCATCGTGCTCGACGCCAGCCGCTTCACCTCCACCCACCTGGCCATCATCGCCGGCACCGGCAGCGGCAAGTCCTACCTAGCCGCCGTCGTGGTGGAGGAGCTGCTCCGCCCTACCAACCGCGCCTGTGTCCTCATCGTGGACCCGCACGGTGAGTACGGCTCTCTGGCCGAATTGAGCAATCTGGAGGAGTTCCACGCCGATGCCCAGGATGGGCTGGCCGAGTACCGACCTCAGGTCCGCGTCCTCTCGCCCGACGACGTGAAGGTGGCCTACCGCAGCCTGGAGCTGGACGATCTGCGCTATCTGCTCGGCCGCGACCTCACGGCCAAACAATCCTACGTCCTGGGCGTCGCCTTTCGGAACGCCGAGAGAGTCACCAAAGGGCTCTGGACCCTCACCGATCTCAAGAACGAGGTGGCCAACTGGGCTCATCAGGCTGCCAGCACTCCTGAAGGCGTCGGCGGTGCAGCCGCAGACGTGGACTCGAACGCTCATCAAACCGCTGCCGCTCTCAGCTGGCGACTGGAGAACGTTCTGGGGCGGAGCGAGAGCCGCATTTTCGACGATCACCGGGACCTGGCTCTGCAGGACCTGTTCCGCCCCGGCCAGTGCACCGTGCTGCAGCTCAGCCAAGTGTCGGAGCGCGAGCAGCAGGTAGTGGTGGCCACCATCTTGCGCCGCCTCTACAAGGCCCGCCTCGCCACGGAGAAGGCCCTGTCGGCGCCGGGAGACCCCACCTACCTGCCTTACCCCGCCTTCGTCATCCTAGAGGAGGCCCACAACTTCGCTCCCGCCGCCGCCGATCTGGTGACCAGCGAGCAGCTGAAGCGCATTCTGAGCGAGGGCCGCAAGTTCGGAGTGGGCATGTGCCTGATCAGCCAGCGCCCGGGCCGCCTCGACCCGGACGTGCTCTCCCAATGCATGACGCAGGTGCTGCTTCGTATCAGCAACGAGGTGGACCAGGCCCGGGTGGCCCAGAGCGTCGAGACGGTGGGACGCTCCCTCATGGATGAGCTGCCCGGCCTCTCCAAAGGGCAAGCCATCGTGGCCGGCATGGCAGTGAATACCCCGGTGCTAGTGAGGGTGCGGCAGCGACTCACCCGCCACCAGGCGCAGGACCCCGACGCGCCGGCACGATGGCGGGAACACTTCCGGAAGGAGGAGCTAGCCCGCCGCCAGCGCGACGAAGCCCTGCCACTGCACCGACCTCCCCCCTCCCGCGCCGAGCTGCTGTCCCAACTCTTCGGCGTGGAGGACGACGAGTAG